The Cyprinus carpio isolate SPL01 chromosome B17, ASM1834038v1, whole genome shotgun sequence genome has a window encoding:
- the LOC109078560 gene encoding psychosine receptor-like isoform X1, with translation MQFFRVYLSKSYLIKLFVQKKLIPESLHLCCLEMNIMVELMNNSSTNETDDCYPSAHPEKMVFVGLQLAVILIGIPSNIFFLFVSYRLIRQKNELGVYLFNLAFSDLLFITCLPVWVQFCLYDRWLHGKTMCFICVFLLFTHFYTSAMLLSCIAVNRYLAIVYPLKFCTFRQRKTAVSMSIAAWIFTVVFNAMTVHPESVYDEEELICLDLFPLPEKQKIANVARFVVGFLIPALVVGFCYWQICSDVKRNQMLGSVERRHVFRLLGCIMLTLNLCFGPVHIMMVLRVLLEVCPYPNWLFIGYKVCALLAMLNCLADPLLYCFMSRTGQASALNVLLILRRKWKKECQKEMEQQNSQILGTATVPITETTLRTEFSTDHL, from the exons ATGCAGTTCTTTCGTGTATATCTTAGTAAATCTTATCTAATAAAACTTTTTGTCCAAAAAAAGCTGATTCCTGAATCTCTGCACTTATG CTGCCTTGAGATGAACATAATGGTCGAATTGATGAACAACTCCAGCACAAATGAAACAGATGACTGCTACCCGTCTGCACATCCTGAAAAGATGGTATTCGTAGGCCTGCAACTGGCTGTGATCCTGATCGGCATCCCGTCCAACATCTTCTTCCTGTTTGTGTCGTATCGGCTCATCCGTCAGAAGAACGAGCTGGGCGTCTATCTGTTTAACCTGGCTTTCTCGGACCTCTTGTTTATCACGTGCTTACCAGTGTGGGTTCAATTCTGTCTTTACGACCGGTGGCTTCACGGCAAGAcgatgtgttttatttgtgttttcctGCTCTTCACACACTTCTACACCAGCGCTATGCTTCTAAGCTGCATCGCGGTGAATCGGTACTTAGCCATCGTTTACCCGCTCAAATTTTGCACTTTTAGACAGCGGAAGACTGCGGTCAGCATGAGCATTGCTGCTTGGATTTTTACTGTTGTATTCAATGCAATGACCGTGCATCCAGAGAGTGTCTACGATGAGGAAGAATTAATCTGCTTGGATTTATTTCCTTTACCCGAAAAGCAAAAAATAGCCAACGTTGCTCGTTTTGTTGTAGGCTTTCTCATTCCTGCATTGGTTGTGGGTTTCTGTTATTGGCAGATATGTTCGGATGTGAAGAGAAACCAAATGCTTGGGTCAGTGGAGCGCCGGCATGTCTTCAGGCTTCTTGGATGCATTATGTTGACCCTTAATTTATGTTTTGGACCTGTGCACATCATGATGGTTTTGAGGGTTTTGCTGGAGGTTTGTCCATATCCCAACTGGCTCTTCATTGGATATAAGGTCTGCGCCTTACTCGCCATGCTCAACTGCCTGGCTGATCCACTTCTGTACTGCTTCATGAGCAGAACGGGTCAAGCCAGCGCTTTAAATGTGTTACTCATCCTCAGgagaaaatggaagaaagagtgtCAAAAAGAGATGGAACAACAAAACAGCCAAATTCTTGGAACTGCTACCGTTCCAATCACAGAAACAACCTTAAGGACTGAATTCAGCActgaccacttgtga
- the LOC109078560 gene encoding psychosine receptor-like isoform X2 yields MNIMVELMNNSSTNETDDCYPSAHPEKMVFVGLQLAVILIGIPSNIFFLFVSYRLIRQKNELGVYLFNLAFSDLLFITCLPVWVQFCLYDRWLHGKTMCFICVFLLFTHFYTSAMLLSCIAVNRYLAIVYPLKFCTFRQRKTAVSMSIAAWIFTVVFNAMTVHPESVYDEEELICLDLFPLPEKQKIANVARFVVGFLIPALVVGFCYWQICSDVKRNQMLGSVERRHVFRLLGCIMLTLNLCFGPVHIMMVLRVLLEVCPYPNWLFIGYKVCALLAMLNCLADPLLYCFMSRTGQASALNVLLILRRKWKKECQKEMEQQNSQILGTATVPITETTLRTEFSTDHL; encoded by the coding sequence ATGAACATAATGGTCGAATTGATGAACAACTCCAGCACAAATGAAACAGATGACTGCTACCCGTCTGCACATCCTGAAAAGATGGTATTCGTAGGCCTGCAACTGGCTGTGATCCTGATCGGCATCCCGTCCAACATCTTCTTCCTGTTTGTGTCGTATCGGCTCATCCGTCAGAAGAACGAGCTGGGCGTCTATCTGTTTAACCTGGCTTTCTCGGACCTCTTGTTTATCACGTGCTTACCAGTGTGGGTTCAATTCTGTCTTTACGACCGGTGGCTTCACGGCAAGAcgatgtgttttatttgtgttttcctGCTCTTCACACACTTCTACACCAGCGCTATGCTTCTAAGCTGCATCGCGGTGAATCGGTACTTAGCCATCGTTTACCCGCTCAAATTTTGCACTTTTAGACAGCGGAAGACTGCGGTCAGCATGAGCATTGCTGCTTGGATTTTTACTGTTGTATTCAATGCAATGACCGTGCATCCAGAGAGTGTCTACGATGAGGAAGAATTAATCTGCTTGGATTTATTTCCTTTACCCGAAAAGCAAAAAATAGCCAACGTTGCTCGTTTTGTTGTAGGCTTTCTCATTCCTGCATTGGTTGTGGGTTTCTGTTATTGGCAGATATGTTCGGATGTGAAGAGAAACCAAATGCTTGGGTCAGTGGAGCGCCGGCATGTCTTCAGGCTTCTTGGATGCATTATGTTGACCCTTAATTTATGTTTTGGACCTGTGCACATCATGATGGTTTTGAGGGTTTTGCTGGAGGTTTGTCCATATCCCAACTGGCTCTTCATTGGATATAAGGTCTGCGCCTTACTCGCCATGCTCAACTGCCTGGCTGATCCACTTCTGTACTGCTTCATGAGCAGAACGGGTCAAGCCAGCGCTTTAAATGTGTTACTCATCCTCAGgagaaaatggaagaaagagtgtCAAAAAGAGATGGAACAACAAAACAGCCAAATTCTTGGAACTGCTACCGTTCCAATCACAGAAACAACCTTAAGGACTGAATTCAGCActgaccacttgtga